From the genome of Ectobacillus sp. JY-23, one region includes:
- a CDS encoding ABC transporter ATP-binding protein, producing MKELRYYMRELHMFSGKVLYINMIAMVLISLLEGAGILLLIPMIQASGIVGEMAGASWLENFFAFVNKVPETWALPVVLLIYVILILFQTIIQQKLNVRNMQILIKFTNSIRLKIYRSLLEVEWSFFVKKRKSDLINLLTSEFGRFVNGINLCLQLLTSFLFTCIQIGIAFCLSPSITLFVLVSGLLLSYFSRRFIKRSQSLGSKSTDIAKDYLSGITDHFNGVKDIKSNALECSRYTWLQTWCETVQKEQLAYARLSNSSQLFYKVVSTILVALLIYVSIQMFQSQPAQLLLIVLIFSRLWPRFTGLQSNLEQVGATIPVFQSLFQLQQQCEKLRELNLANQEEVVPLQIQEGLTCKNLSFQYKNEGNTYALQNINLHIPVNSMTAIAGRSGAGKSTLIDLIMGLMQPDVGNVYVDSKPLTQQELPALRKEMSYVAQDPFLFNASIRENLLIVRPDATEKELWDALEFASAVFVKQLQQGLDTVIGDRGVRLSGGERQRLVLARAILRKPTILVLDEATSALDTENERHIQQALERLKGQMTIIVIAHRLSTIANADQVVVIDKGEVVQAGSFTDLAKNDKGLFHKLLGNQVTLPTEQKVAGVLQYR from the coding sequence ATGAAAGAACTGCGATATTATATGAGAGAATTGCATATGTTCTCGGGAAAAGTTTTATATATAAATATGATAGCGATGGTGTTGATCAGTTTACTTGAAGGTGCTGGTATTTTATTGTTAATTCCAATGATTCAGGCAAGTGGGATTGTGGGAGAAATGGCAGGTGCTTCTTGGTTAGAAAACTTTTTTGCATTTGTTAATAAAGTACCGGAAACATGGGCACTTCCTGTTGTTTTACTGATATATGTAATTTTAATTTTGTTTCAAACCATCATCCAGCAAAAATTGAATGTGAGAAATATGCAGATTTTAATAAAATTCACAAATTCTATACGCTTAAAAATCTACCGTTCGCTGTTAGAAGTAGAATGGAGCTTTTTTGTGAAAAAACGAAAATCAGATTTAATTAATCTGCTAACGAGTGAATTTGGCCGTTTTGTAAATGGTATAAACTTATGTTTACAACTACTGACTTCTTTTTTATTTACCTGTATCCAAATCGGCATTGCATTTTGCTTGTCACCTAGTATTACGTTATTCGTACTTGTATCGGGGTTACTACTAAGCTATTTTTCTAGACGTTTTATTAAGCGTTCACAATCACTTGGTAGTAAATCGACTGATATTGCAAAAGATTATCTCAGTGGCATAACGGATCACTTTAATGGTGTAAAAGATATTAAAAGCAATGCGTTAGAATGCTCGCGCTATACATGGCTACAAACATGGTGTGAAACTGTGCAAAAAGAGCAATTGGCTTACGCAAGGTTGAGCAATAGCTCACAACTGTTTTATAAAGTCGTATCGACTATACTGGTCGCACTCCTCATCTACGTTTCTATTCAAATGTTTCAGTCGCAACCAGCACAGCTACTCCTTATTGTATTAATCTTTTCGAGGTTATGGCCAAGGTTTACTGGTCTTCAGTCTAACTTAGAGCAGGTTGGAGCAACTATTCCAGTTTTTCAGTCGCTGTTTCAACTTCAACAACAATGCGAAAAATTACGTGAATTGAATCTTGCCAATCAGGAAGAAGTAGTTCCTTTGCAAATACAAGAGGGGCTTACATGTAAAAATCTTTCCTTTCAATATAAAAATGAAGGGAATACGTATGCGTTACAAAACATAAATTTACATATTCCTGTAAACAGCATGACAGCCATAGCTGGTCGTTCGGGGGCAGGAAAAAGTACGCTTATTGATTTGATTATGGGATTGATGCAGCCGGATGTTGGAAACGTGTATGTTGATAGCAAGCCTTTAACACAGCAAGAACTACCAGCTTTACGAAAAGAAATGAGTTATGTGGCGCAAGATCCGTTTTTATTTAATGCAAGTATACGAGAGAATTTATTGATTGTAAGGCCAGATGCTACCGAGAAAGAGCTATGGGATGCTTTAGAGTTCGCATCGGCTGTATTTGTTAAACAATTACAACAAGGGTTGGATACAGTTATCGGTGATAGGGGTGTTCGGTTATCGGGGGGAGAGCGCCAACGTCTTGTTTTAGCACGTGCTATTTTACGAAAACCAACTATTTTAGTGCTTGACGAAGCCACAAGTGCTCTAGATACGGAAAATGAGAGACACATTCAACAAGCACTCGAGCGTTTAAAAGGGCAGATGACGATCATTGTAATCGCACATCGTTTATCTACGATTGCAAATGCAGATCAGGTTGTTGTAATTGATAAAGGAGAAGTAGTACAAGCAGGAAGCTTTACCGATCTTGCAAAAAACGACAAAGGTTTATTTCATAAGCTGTTAGGTAATCAAGTAACGTTGCCGACTGAACAAAAAGTGGCTGGAGTTTTACAATATCGTTAA
- a CDS encoding C39 family peptidase, whose translation MKIKAATLLLGAVGMFTTVFSSSTQANGTLLNAPLISQKPELNNGCEVTSLAMMLQYGGVPVGKMTLAHEVAKDLTPYRKVGNTIYWGNPNTGFVGDITGRSIGYAVYHGPIYALANKYTNAIDITGQSFKEVTKQLDRGKPVWVISTSIFDTVPWNEWQTIQTPTGPLTMTFREHSVLLTGYDSTYVYFNDPLANVKNRRVSKAAFIRGWEQFGRQAVTFGSSKIMMDSPAQGSSLSGVHNVSGWFLDESGVSKVEVLVDGQVMGQATYGNARPDVQRAYPEYNNGYAGFQYSLDTNRLSNGVHTITVRGTGKNGKTVTLSGSTVTVSNAIAMMDTPTPNMQLSGIHNIVGWFLDASGVARVEVLVDGAVVGQAVYGDARPDVQRAYPQYKTGNAGYHYALDTKTISEGVHKVTIRGVGKNGETVTLPERTITVANVKGVLDNPVSNMTISGIHKIGGWFLDESGVAKVEVLVDGAAVGQAVYGQERPDVLRAYPQSKNGNAGYVYELNTMTLKEGKHNIAVRETSKTGRVTTLPAAPVTVTNTHSYIDAPDAKETISGNYTVSGWFLDRAGVGRVEVLIDGAMVGNAVYGQPRFDVQQVYPQYNNLNAGYRFVLDTKKFSNGNHTLTIRERGKNNRVVTLSNVPIVIANH comes from the coding sequence ATGAAAATAAAAGCAGCGACTTTGTTGCTCGGAGCAGTGGGGATGTTTACCACAGTATTTTCATCGTCTACACAGGCTAACGGTACGCTTTTAAATGCGCCATTGATTTCTCAAAAGCCGGAACTCAATAACGGATGCGAAGTTACGAGTTTAGCCATGATGCTACAATACGGTGGTGTACCTGTTGGGAAAATGACATTGGCACATGAAGTCGCAAAAGATCTTACACCGTATCGAAAAGTGGGAAATACAATTTATTGGGGAAATCCTAATACTGGATTCGTTGGAGATATTACAGGGCGTTCTATCGGTTATGCAGTTTATCACGGCCCTATCTATGCGTTAGCGAATAAGTATACCAATGCAATCGACATAACAGGTCAATCATTTAAGGAAGTAACAAAGCAGTTAGATCGAGGTAAACCGGTCTGGGTAATTTCGACAAGTATTTTTGACACCGTACCTTGGAACGAGTGGCAAACCATTCAAACGCCGACCGGACCGCTTACAATGACGTTCCGCGAGCACAGTGTATTGCTAACGGGATATGATAGTACATATGTATATTTTAATGACCCACTTGCAAATGTGAAAAATCGTCGCGTATCAAAAGCCGCATTTATTCGTGGCTGGGAACAGTTTGGTAGACAAGCAGTTACTTTTGGTTCGTCTAAAATCATGATGGACAGTCCAGCGCAAGGAAGCAGCTTAAGTGGCGTTCACAATGTCTCCGGTTGGTTCTTAGATGAAAGCGGCGTGTCAAAGGTGGAAGTACTGGTAGATGGTCAAGTGATGGGACAAGCTACATATGGAAACGCCCGTCCGGATGTGCAACGTGCATATCCTGAGTATAACAATGGATATGCAGGCTTTCAGTATTCTCTTGATACAAATCGTTTGAGTAACGGTGTGCATACGATTACCGTAAGAGGTACGGGGAAAAATGGTAAGACGGTTACATTGTCAGGTTCTACCGTCACAGTATCCAATGCCATTGCGATGATGGACACACCTACACCGAATATGCAGCTTAGCGGTATTCACAACATCGTGGGCTGGTTCTTAGATGCAAGTGGTGTTGCCAGAGTTGAAGTATTAGTGGATGGAGCTGTGGTCGGCCAAGCTGTGTACGGAGATGCGCGACCTGATGTACAACGTGCGTATCCTCAATATAAAACCGGAAATGCTGGCTATCATTATGCATTAGACACAAAAACAATTTCTGAGGGGGTTCATAAGGTAACGATTAGAGGGGTCGGTAAAAACGGGGAAACAGTAACATTACCAGAACGAACGATTACAGTTGCGAATGTTAAAGGTGTTCTCGATAATCCAGTTTCTAATATGACAATAAGCGGTATTCATAAAATCGGCGGCTGGTTCTTGGATGAGAGCGGTGTCGCGAAGGTTGAAGTATTAGTAGACGGTGCTGCGGTTGGCCAAGCTGTGTACGGGCAGGAAAGACCAGATGTATTGCGGGCATATCCACAATCCAAAAATGGAAATGCTGGCTACGTCTATGAACTCAATACAATGACTTTAAAAGAAGGCAAGCATAACATCGCCGTACGAGAAACAAGTAAAACAGGTCGCGTCACAACACTTCCTGCTGCTCCTGTCACGGTAACAAACACACACAGTTATATTGATGCGCCTGATGCAAAAGAAACAATCAGCGGTAACTACACAGTGTCCGGTTGGTTTTTAGATCGGGCAGGTGTAGGAAGAGTTGAAGTGTTAATAGACGGTGCTATGGTAGGAAACGCGGTATACGGCCAGCCAAGATTTGACGTACAGCAAGTATATCCGCAGTACAACAACTTAAATGCCGGCTACCGATTTGTATTGGATACGAAAAAATTCAGTAATGGTAATCATACCCTAACAATTCGAGAGCGGGGTAAAAACAATCGAGTGGTAACGTTGTCGAACGTGCCGATTGTGATTGCAAATCATTAA
- a CDS encoding nucleotidyltransferase family protein: MQVGYTLNLNCVPTELRLLLILLQDEGNVDEINLQHINWNTFLELAMHHRVFPMLYRRLQKLNLPIDASILQALHQDFKNNTFQMLHLSAEMQYMSRLLADRGIRSLFLKGPILAMELYRDLSLRTSCDLDVLVPLADLQRVEELLIEQGYEKDDYIETVLGDWKWRHHHVTYFHPVKGIKFEVHWRLNPGPAIEPRFQDLWQRRRTRRFGNEDVAFLGQEDLFFFLVAHGARHGWSRLRWLLDIHQFVKQDVDWKKVSRTLQAHGYLRVGGQALILGSSLLKTSLSTNMVTLLKGKHPERLAQEAVFYLESMINLHTEPLPHDVSVYHKKHLVSLMSPMQKTMFLISFLYPYPEDAKTLPLPKSLHFLYFPLRPAIWAWKKIVR, translated from the coding sequence ATGCAAGTAGGTTATACGTTAAACTTGAATTGTGTTCCAACAGAGTTAAGACTATTACTCATATTGCTGCAAGATGAGGGAAATGTAGATGAAATAAATTTGCAACACATAAATTGGAATACATTCTTAGAGTTAGCAATGCATCATCGAGTGTTTCCTATGTTATACAGACGGTTGCAGAAGTTGAATTTGCCAATAGACGCTTCTATTTTACAAGCGTTGCACCAAGATTTTAAAAATAATACCTTTCAAATGTTGCATTTGAGCGCGGAGATGCAATACATGAGTCGTTTACTTGCAGACAGAGGAATCCGGTCTCTGTTTTTAAAAGGCCCTATACTAGCTATGGAACTGTATAGAGACCTATCTTTACGAACGTCTTGTGATTTAGATGTACTGGTCCCATTAGCAGATTTGCAGCGGGTAGAAGAACTGTTAATAGAACAGGGATATGAAAAGGATGACTATATTGAAACTGTACTTGGAGATTGGAAATGGCGACATCATCACGTTACGTACTTTCATCCTGTAAAGGGAATTAAGTTTGAGGTACACTGGCGTTTAAATCCGGGCCCCGCTATAGAGCCTCGTTTTCAGGATTTATGGCAAAGAAGACGAACGCGTCGTTTTGGTAATGAAGATGTTGCATTTTTAGGGCAAGAAGATCTATTCTTTTTTTTGGTTGCACACGGTGCTCGTCATGGTTGGTCGAGATTGCGCTGGCTTCTGGACATTCATCAATTTGTAAAGCAGGATGTAGATTGGAAAAAGGTCAGTCGCACCTTGCAAGCACATGGGTACTTACGAGTGGGGGGGCAAGCGCTCATACTCGGCTCTTCTTTATTAAAAACAAGTCTTTCAACAAATATGGTCACACTGCTAAAAGGAAAACATCCTGAGCGCTTGGCGCAGGAAGCTGTTTTTTATTTAGAGAGCATGATTAATTTACATACAGAGCCATTGCCCCATGATGTATCTGTGTACCATAAAAAGCATTTGGTTTCTCTAATGTCTCCTATGCAAAAGACGATGTTCTTAATAAGCTTTTTGTATCCATATCCAGAAGATGCGAAGACATTGCCACTTCCAAAATCATTGCACTTTTTGTATTTCCCCTTACGTCCGGCCATTTGGGCGTGGAAGAAAATTGTGCGATAG
- a CDS encoding LLM class flavin-dependent oxidoreductase — translation MNIKISVLDLAPIVQGGTATDSFRNTLDLAQHAEKWGYNRYWLAEHHNMAGVASSATSVVIGYVAGGTSRIRVGSGGIMLPNHAPLVIAEQFGTLASMYPGRIDLGLGRAPGTDQLTARALRRDLRNADDFPEQLEELRAYFAGDVENVRAVPGEGLDVPIWLLGSSGFSARLAGQLGLPFAFASHFSPDYTLPAIEAYRSTFTPSPVLDKPYVMVGANVIVAETDEKARYLATSQQQQFLNLIRGRTAPLQPPVENMDYLWSEYEKAALERQFGSAIVGSRETVKAKLEDFVNMTGADEVIASAHIFHHDDRLHSYEMLAEIVSR, via the coding sequence ATGAATATAAAAATATCTGTATTAGATCTAGCACCCATTGTCCAAGGAGGTACGGCGACAGACTCGTTTCGTAATACACTGGATTTGGCGCAGCATGCGGAAAAATGGGGATATAACAGGTACTGGCTGGCGGAACATCATAATATGGCTGGTGTTGCGAGTTCAGCTACCTCTGTTGTAATTGGTTATGTGGCAGGCGGCACATCTCGCATTCGTGTCGGCTCAGGCGGTATCATGCTTCCTAATCATGCACCACTAGTCATCGCTGAGCAATTTGGTACACTGGCTTCTATGTACCCAGGTCGTATTGATCTTGGACTTGGACGCGCACCGGGAACAGATCAGCTTACAGCACGCGCGCTGCGCCGTGATTTACGAAATGCTGACGACTTTCCGGAGCAACTAGAAGAATTACGTGCGTACTTCGCCGGCGATGTAGAAAATGTTCGAGCAGTGCCAGGTGAAGGACTAGATGTACCGATATGGCTTCTGGGCTCAAGTGGATTCAGTGCACGTTTAGCGGGACAACTGGGCTTACCATTTGCATTTGCCAGTCATTTTTCTCCTGACTATACACTTCCTGCTATTGAAGCGTATCGCAGTACGTTTACACCATCACCAGTATTGGATAAACCATACGTCATGGTAGGTGCCAATGTGATTGTGGCAGAAACGGATGAAAAAGCGCGCTATCTTGCAACATCGCAGCAGCAACAATTCCTCAATCTCATTCGTGGCCGTACAGCACCGCTGCAGCCACCAGTAGAAAACATGGATTACTTGTGGAGCGAATATGAAAAGGCAGCGCTTGAACGTCAATTTGGTTCAGCAATTGTTGGCAGTCGTGAAACTGTAAAAGCAAAGCTTGAAGACTTTGTGAACATGACCGGTGCAGATGAAGTGATTGCGAGCGCGCACATTTTTCATCACGATGACCGGTTACATTCTTATGAAATGTTAGCTGAAATTGTAAGCAGGTAA
- a CDS encoding GNAT family N-acetyltransferase, whose translation MKTNRLWLRLLTLEDAADVWQHFADPAVTEFMDIEPCKDIETAREIIRFHMMDSGCRYGIYNQIGVFIGTCGFHYLRQSTHKHITAEIGFDLAKAYWGNGYMNEAVQALIQRGFTELGYHTIDATVEPGNSRSIRLLEKLGFDRAEEMREGLVYFQLKRNKWLVRIAK comes from the coding sequence ATGAAGACAAACAGATTATGGTTACGTCTGTTAACTTTGGAGGATGCAGCCGATGTATGGCAACACTTTGCAGATCCGGCAGTGACAGAATTTATGGATATTGAGCCGTGCAAAGATATCGAGACAGCTAGGGAAATCATCCGGTTTCATATGATGGACAGTGGATGCCGATATGGTATATACAACCAAATAGGTGTATTTATTGGTACGTGCGGTTTTCACTATTTGCGCCAAAGTACGCATAAACACATTACTGCTGAAATCGGGTTTGATTTAGCAAAGGCCTATTGGGGTAACGGCTACATGAATGAAGCAGTACAAGCTTTGATTCAGAGAGGATTCACAGAGCTAGGATATCATACTATAGATGCGACCGTGGAACCGGGTAACAGTAGGTCAATTCGCTTACTGGAAAAGCTGGGATTTGACAGGGCTGAAGAAATGCGGGAGGGTTTAGTGTATTTCCAGCTTAAGCGGAATAAGTGGCTGGTACGTATAGCTAAGTAA
- a CDS encoding phosphotransferase enzyme family protein, which produces MEAFIYDLFNEDLLFTAAERFQIERNSLEKVSTSESFIYSCICQGQEMILRITHSSHRSAIEIEGEMEWIAHLISQGVPASRPVLSVHSNVIEEIPTKEGQFFVTVFEKAPGRHPNIHDWKRDFFIEWGRTTGAMHKAAVLFDYTTKRPMWQNEYNITAIHTYGEPDLIEVQRQLIRDLEALPKDESVYGIIHSDFEDGNFFIHHGTIHPFDFDECQYHWFAYDIGNAVRAASWFVADTDSVYTVEEFLNDFLEGYYSEYHLDFHWIEKLPIFIRLRDLCIYVYLIGKRGHNMSEGEKRFLASMKEEIRAKKPCVQIDVSQIRRY; this is translated from the coding sequence ATGGAAGCATTTATTTACGATTTATTTAACGAAGATTTGTTATTTACAGCTGCTGAACGGTTTCAGATAGAACGGAATTCACTAGAAAAGGTCAGTACATCTGAAAGCTTTATTTATAGTTGTATTTGTCAAGGACAAGAGATGATATTACGTATCACACATAGCTCCCATCGTTCCGCAATAGAGATTGAAGGTGAAATGGAATGGATTGCACACTTAATTTCACAAGGTGTGCCAGCTTCACGCCCTGTTCTCTCTGTACATAGTAACGTGATAGAGGAGATTCCTACAAAAGAAGGGCAGTTTTTTGTGACGGTGTTTGAAAAGGCGCCCGGGCGGCATCCAAATATTCATGATTGGAAGCGCGACTTTTTTATAGAATGGGGTAGAACAACGGGTGCTATGCATAAAGCAGCAGTCTTGTTCGATTATACAACCAAGCGTCCAATGTGGCAGAATGAATATAATATTACAGCGATTCATACGTACGGTGAGCCTGATTTGATTGAAGTGCAGCGGCAGCTCATCCGTGATCTAGAGGCTTTACCGAAGGATGAGAGCGTCTATGGTATTATTCACTCTGATTTTGAGGACGGCAACTTCTTCATTCATCATGGTACAATTCATCCATTTGATTTTGATGAGTGTCAGTATCATTGGTTTGCCTATGATATTGGCAATGCAGTGCGTGCAGCCTCATGGTTTGTTGCTGATACAGATTCTGTATATACAGTAGAGGAATTTTTAAACGATTTTTTAGAAGGCTATTATAGTGAGTATCACTTAGATTTTCATTGGATCGAAAAACTTCCTATATTTATCCGTTTACGCGACTTATGTATTTATGTATATCTCATTGGTAAGCGTGGTCACAATATGTCCGAGGGGGAGAAGCGTTTTTTAGCAAGCATGAAGGAAGAAATTCGTGCAAAAAAACCTTGTGTACAAATCGATGTTAGTCAAATACGTCGTTATTAA